The Piliocolobus tephrosceles isolate RC106 unplaced genomic scaffold, ASM277652v3 unscaffolded_30562, whole genome shotgun sequence genome includes a window with the following:
- the LOC113222329 gene encoding golgin subfamily A member 6C-like isoform X2, which yields MTAKHPSLRVNLLELQGQVLWLVGDHNEGHDKFLTTAQSPADEPALGAPIPQELGSADKQGGLPWSTEAWAATPACHSFRAAKNREINIIII from the exons ATGACAGCTAAGCACCCCTCCCTCCGGGTGAACCTGCTGGAGCTGCAGGGACAGGTGTTGTGGCTTGTGGGCGACCACAATGAGGGGCACGACAAATTCCTGACCACTGCCCAGAGTCCTGCTGATGAGCCCGCTCTAGGAGCCCCCATCCCCCAGGAGCTTGGGAGTGCTGACAAGCAGGGTG GACTCCCCTGGAGCACCGAGGCTTGGGCAGCAACCCCTGCATGCCATTCTTTTCGGGCTGCCAAGAACAGGGAGAtaaacatcatcatcatctaa
- the LOC113222329 gene encoding golgin subfamily A member 6B-like isoform X1, producing the protein MTAKHPSLRVNLLELQGQVLWLVGDHNEGHDKFLTTAQSPADEPALGAPIPQELGSADKQGDLRDVSLTDSMEPAPGEAREGSPHHNPTAQPIVQLLPLTQDSPGAPRLGQQPLHAILFGLPRTGR; encoded by the exons ATGACAGCTAAGCACCCCTCCCTCCGGGTGAACCTGCTGGAGCTGCAGGGACAGGTGTTGTGGCTTGTGGGCGACCACAATGAGGGGCACGACAAATTCCTGACCACTGCCCAGAGTCCTGCTGATGAGCCCGCTCTAGGAGCCCCCATCCCCCAGGAGCTTGGGAGTGCTGACAAGCAGGGTG ATCTTCGGGATGTGAGCCTCACTGACAGCATGGAGCCTGCACCAGGAGAGGCCAGAGAGGGTTCTCCCCACCACAACCCCACTGCGCAGCCGATTGTGCAGCTGCTTCCTCTAACGCAGGACTCCCCTGGAGCACCGAGGCTTGGGCAGCAACCCCTGCATGCCATTCTTTTCGGGCTGCCAAGAACAGGGAGAtaa